The nucleotide sequence TGCGAATGATGCCGTGGCTCGTGGGGCTGATGTGCGGCGACGGGCACCTCGGCCTTCCCTTCGAAGCGAACGTGACATACCAAGACGACGATGATTCGGACAGGGAGGATAATCCCCGCAGCAAGGAAGGAGTCGATAACGCTGGCCGCAGAGGTGATCCGGAAGGGTGGCCTTGTCGCCTTCCCGACCGAAACGGTGTATGGGCTCGGGTGTGACGCGCTGAATCCCGAGGCTGTGGCGCGTGTCTTCGAGGCCAAGCAACGGCCCTCGTTTGATCCCCTCATCGTGCACGTAGCGGAGAAGGCGGCTCTCGACGGCCTGACACAGACAATCAGCCTCAGCGACCACCGATTGATGGAGCGGTTTTGGCCTGGTCCGTTGACTCTGCTCCTGCCGAAGCGCGCGCGAGTCCCCGATCTCGTCACGGCAGGGCTTCCCACCATCGCCGTTCGGATGCCGTCTCATCCTGTGGCGCAAGAGTTGATCCGGGAAGCAGCCGTCCCGATCGCCGCGCCGAGCGCCAACCCTTTCGGCTACGTCAGTCCGACATGCGCACAACATGTGGCGGATGGGCTCGGTGAGCGAGTTGATCTGATCCTCGATGGGGGCCCCTGCCAGCTTGGTGTGGAATCCACCATCGCGTCGATGATCGGAAGCCGGCCCGAACTCCTTCGACCGGGCAGCATCACGCTCGAGGAGATCAGCAAGGTCGTCGGCCCGGTCGTGCGAGCCCGCGAAAGCCTGACGATGGCCGTGCCTGGACGGCTCGCTCGTCACTATGCCACACACACACCTCTGACCATCCTGACGGGGCATACAGTCCGATCCGTGAGGCCTCTCGGTGAACGGGCAGGATTGCTGGCCATGACGGCGCCACGCCACGGGGAGCAGAGATACTGCGCGATCGAGGTGCTCTCCCCATCCGGCGATCTTCGCGAAGCGGCACAACATTTATTTGCGGCGCTGCGGCGGCTGGACGCGCAGGGATTCGATCGCCTCTATGCCGAGCCTTGTGACGAACGAGGCCTTGGAATGGCGATCATGGATCGCCTCAGACGCTGCGCGGAGCCCCTCACCTGAGGCTGTGGCACCGCCACGGCATGGCCACGAGACAAGAATCCCACTGATGAGCGGGTGAGCCTTTAACCTTTGGGGGTGACACGACAATCGCTCAACGCTCTTGAGGACATGAAAACGTACTCTGCGGTTAGAGCCCCCCAGGGTCCCCCGAGCCCAAGAACGCGGAGGGCGGTTTGCTGCGTTTCGCTTAACCTCGACTACCTCGTGAGCCCACTTCTTTCCTCGAAGACCGCCGAAGCCCCTATTCTGCGTGGCCGTCTTTCTGGGTGAGACGTCACCGGACAGCCCCTGATTTGAATGGTGCCACCGGTTCGAATCCATATTTGAGCAAGAGCTTTTGAATCCGGGGACTCGTGAAGAAATCGGAAAACTGCTCAGCAGCGGCGCGTGACTCATCGCGGCAGGTCCAGACGACCGCCTCTCCGAATCGGACGGTGATGCGCGCGCCCGCCGGCGTCTCGTCGATGATCCGCACGTGGCCGTTTCCGATGGCGTCGACCCGAAACACAATCCCCACATCGGCCCCCCCATCTTGCACCGCGTTCATCACCTCGTCGCTTTGCCGGGCATAGATCGTCTTGAAGCGCTGCTTGAATCCCGGATCGAGCATCGTCAGCGCCCGACTTGTGATCGTGCCCAAGGCCGACGTCTGCGGATCACCGAGAACGAGTCGAGTCGTGCGATCCGCATGCTCATCGTGCAATGAGACGGCGAGCGCCCGTGAAGAGAAAGACATGACCAACACCAGGGAGGTTTGTGCATAGACACGTGGCACGCCGCTGAGCGTCAATCCCTTGCGATGCAGGATCTCAAGCTCATCCACCGCTCCGGGAAAAAACACATCGACCGGCGCCCCCTGCTCGATCTGTCGACGCAGGATCTGCGAGGGCCCATACTCGACATGCACGTTCACCCCGTACTCGCTCTCGAACATGGGGACGATTTCTCGGAATGCCGATTTGAGGCTCGGGGTCGCCGCGATCGCCAGGGACTCGGCTTGGGCAGTACTCTTGATCGCCCCCATCCCAACGATCAGGTTGAACACCGCCGTCACCAGCATTACCAGGGGTAGTCCGGCCATAATATCCTCTCCTTCTGTGAACCGAGGCTCGGCGCTTCTCACAGCTGCGACTGCAAAATCGGCACCACAGAGTCGGCCTGTCGTTCCTGACCCGTAGGTTGTGCGGCCTCGACCAGCGACTGTTGAATAATCATCGCGACAGACCCGCCTCACTTCTGGACGAAGCCTGGAATGAAATCGTGAACTTTCGCACCATCCGCTCGGTGCTCTCTCGCACGGTTGTAAGAAACAACTCTCAGATCCATGCCCTCCACTCCGGTGACGGCGCTGCCAGGTTGCAGGATGACGCCGCCCAGGGCTCGGCACCATTCATGCTCCTTTGAATAGGCGGAAGAGGAGTGAGCAGATGTGACCCGGCAGACTCAACTGCTGACTCGATCAGGAGCGACTCAGCGATGAGCATAGCCATCGCCATCAGAGGTTTGCGACATGAACGCCATCGTCCTCATCGCACTCCGCAGACCCTATACCTTCGTCGTGATGTCCATCCTCATCGTCCTGCTGGGAGGCCTCACGGTGCTCCACATGCCGACCGACGTTTTCCCGAATATTACGATTCCCGTCACCTCCGTGGTGTGGATCTATTCCGGTCTGTTGCCCCAACAGGTGGAGGGCCGCATCACGTATCTCTTCGAACGGTTCCTCACCTCGACAGTGGAAGGGATCAAGTACATTCATAGCCACTCCTATTTCGGCAGCAGCATTACCAATATTTCGCTTCAAGACGGAGTCGACGTCGGACGGGCCGAAGCGGATATCGTGGGCATCGCCCAAAATGTGGTCAAAGCGCTGCCGCCCGATATTTCCCCGCCCATGGTCATGCGTCTTGCCCCGTCCTCAATCCCCGTGGCTATGCTGGAGATCAGCTCCGAACACCTCACGCCGGCCGAGCTCTATAACCTTGCCTACATGCGAATCCGTCCGTTGCTCGTGACCGTGCCGGGGATTGTGCTTCCGCACCCCTACGGGGGGCAGGATATGCAGGTGATGGTCAATCTCGACCAGCAAAAGCTGCTCGCGCGTCACCTGACCCCGGCCGACATTCACGAGAGCCTCATGAAACAATACCTGGTGCTCCCCGCCGGCGACATTAAGATCAAATCCACCGACTGGATCGTGCAGACAAACGCATCACCGATGCAAATCGATCACTTCGGCGACATCCCGGTCAAGCGGGAAGGCAACGCGTTCGTCTACCTGCGCGATGTCGCCACCGTGAAACTCATGGGCCGGGTGCAACAGAACGCTGTGCTCGTGAAAGGCAAACAAACGGTCATCATCGTCGCTATGAAAAGCACGGAAGCTTCGACGCTGGATGTCGTCGACGGCATCAAAAGGATGATCCCTCGCGCCCAGCAAATCTCTCCTGAAGGCGTGCGCATCAGACTCCTCGACGACGCATCGACCTTCGTGAAGGATTCGATTTCCGATGTTCTGCATGAAATGGCGACCGCCGGCGCGCTGGTCGGTGTGATCGTGCTGTTGCTCCTCGGCTCGTGGCGAGCCACGGTCATCGTCTGGACCTCGATCCCGCTGTCGATCCTGACCGCGATCATGGGCCTGCATATGCTGGGGGAAACGATCAACGTCATGACCTTGGGCGGACTCGCGCTGGCCGTAGGCATTCTGGTCGACGACGCCACGGTGATGATCGAAAATATCGACCGCCATCTCGACATGGATAAACCGCTGGAACAGGCCATCATCGACGCCGCGAATCAGATCGTCGTCCCGACCCTCGTCGCCACCCTGTGCATCGCGATCGTGTGGTTTCCATTGTTCAAGCTCGGAGGCGTCGCCGGGTACCTGTTCAAGCCTATGGCGGAGGCGATCATCATTGCAATGCTGGCCTCGTTCATCCTCTCGCGCACATTGGTGCCGACCATGGCGAAATACATGATGAAAGGCCACCATGTCCCAACCGCATAACGAACAGGGACCATCCGGCTTCACGCCCTCCCGCAACGGCTTTGTCCGGTTCCAAGAGGCCTTCGAGCGGGGTTTCAATCGGCTCCGCGACCGCTACGGCATGCTCCTCGAACAGACCATCGCCCGTCGGCGCGTCTTCGTCTCTGTCTCGCTTGCGATCGCACTGGCCTCCCTGTCGCTTTTTTTCTTCCTGGGGCGCGACTATTTTCCCGAGATCCGGTCGGGGGTTCTTCAGATGCATATGCGGGCGCCGCTCGGGACGCGCATCGAGGTCTCAGGGCGCATTGCCACACTCGTCTCGAACAGCGTCGAAGCATTGCTCCCCGGTCAGGTCGAAAACATCGTGAGCAATTGCGGGTTGCCGGTCGGGCCGCACAACCTCGCGTTCATTCCTACACCGACAATCGGCTCCCAGGATTGCGACTTGACGATCCTCTTGAGAGATGAAAAATCCCCGGTGTGGGACTATCGACGTATCCTCCGCAAGGGCTTGAAGGAGCGATACCCGGGCACCGAGTTCACCTTTCAGCCGTCTGACCTGACCGCGAAGATTCTGAACTTCGGCGCGCCGGCGCCGATCGACGTCCAGGTCAACGGCCCGGATATGTTTCCCAACTACGAGTTCGCCCGGAAACTGGCGGAGAAGTTTCGCACGATTCCAGGGGCGGCGGACGTGGTGATTCAACAGACGATGCGAACCCCCACCCTCATGGTCGAAGGCAATCGCACGTTCGGACTTGGAGTCAACAGGACCGAAAAGGACATCGCCGACAATCTCCTGATGACCACGGCCGGGAGCCAGCAGGTCGATCAGATCTATTGGCTCGATCCCAGTACCGGCATGTCCTACCTGATCAACGTCTATACGCCGCAGCCGCAGATCAACAGCGTCAACAGCCTGAAGACGATCCCGGTCGATTCTGCAGGCAGCGCGGGAACCGATCATGATGTGCAATTGCTCGGCAATTTGGCCGACCTGACGGCGGAGGGCACACCGGGGGTGATCACGCACGGCAACATCATGCCGTTGTTCGATATCTACGTGTCTGCGGAAGGGCGAGACCTGGGGAGTGTGCTCACAGACGTCGAGCGGGTGGCCAAAAGCATGGAGGCCGAACTACCTCACAGCGCGAAACTCGAAATCCACGGCCAGGCTTCGCTCATGTATGAGGCCTATGCCGAACTCATCTTCGGACTGCTCGCCGCGATCGTGTTGGTCTACCTGTTGATCGTCGTCAACTTTCAGTCCTGGCTCGACCCCTTCATCATCATCACGGCGTTGCCGGGCGCACTCGCGGGGATCGCCTGGGCCCTCTTCCTGACCCACACCCGTCTGTCGGAACCGGCGCTGACAGGCGCGATCATGACGATGGGCACGGGAACCGCCAATTCGATCCTCGTCGTATCCTATGCGCGCGAGCGGCTCCAGGAACATGGCAATGCGCTGCAGGCGGCGATCGAGGCCGGAACCACCCGCTTCCGTCCGGTGCTCATGACAGCGTCGGCCATGATCATCGGAATGGTCCCCATGGCGACGGGATATTCACAGAATGCCCCCTTAGGCCGCGCCGTGATCGGCGGCCTGCTGATGGCCACCGTCTTCACGCTGTTGTTCGTCCCCTGTGTCTACGCGATGGTCTATAGCCGGCGAATGACCCGGCAAGAGGGACACGTGTCATGATGCAGTGGCTCCGCGAAAAAGGCGTCGTGCTGTGGATGGTCGTGCTGTTCGTCCTCTACGTCGGCTATCGCGTCTATGAGAATAAAAGCGACGCCGCTCAACTGCGTGCGAGAACGCTGGAAGACGCCGTGCCGACGGTCGCGGCCGTCCATCCCAAACCGATCGCGCCCACCGAGACCATTGTCCTTCCCGGCAACGTCGTGGGCTGGTACGAAGCGCCGATGTATGCGCGCGTCACCGGGTACGTCAAGATGTGGTACAGGGACTACGGCGATCAGGTCAAGGCAGGCGATATCCTCGCCGAAATCAACGCGCCGGACCTCGATGCCGAATATGCACAGGCCAAGGCGGATCTGGAGACGGAGCGCGCGAGATATAAGCTAGCCGAGGTGACCGCACAACGCTGGGCGGCGCTCCGCCCGAATCATGCGGTCTCCGAACAATCGATCACGGTCAAGGAACAGGAGCTGAAGGCCGAAGCGGCAAAGGTCAAGGCCGCGGAGCAAAAGGTCAGGAACATGGAGGCCTTCATCCGCTTCAAAACGATCGTCGCACCTTTCGACGGCGTGGTGACGCAGCGCAACATCAATGTCGGCGACCTGGTCAGCAAGGAAGGGAATCTGAGCACGCCCAATGCAAAAACCAACCTGTTCACGGTGGCCGACGTCCATGTCCTCCGTCTTTTTGTCAACGTGCCGGAAGCGTTCGGGCCATTCCTGCAACAAGGCTTGACGGCCGACGTGACCGTGCCGCAATTGGCCAATCGTCACTTCACCGCGAAATTCCTGACCGTGGCCAAAGGCTTCGACATCAGCACGAGGACGGCGGTGACCGTCTTCACCATCGATAACGAGGACCGGGCGCTCTGGCCAGGCTCCTACGCCGAGGTCCACCTCACTGCGCCGGTCGATCGTCAGGCATTCACGATTCCGTCCACCGCGCTAGTCTTCCAGGAACACGGCACGCAAGTGGCTACCCTGACGGCAGAGAACCGTGTCCATTTCCAACCGATCACGGTCAGCCGACTGATGGACAATGCCGTCGAGGTTGCGGGGGGCCTGTCCGCACAGGACCGCCTCGTGAACAATCCCAGCGCCGCGTTGCTTGAAGGCGACCAGGTGCGCGTCGTGACGCCGGCCCCCGGCTATGACTTGCTCACCGATCCCGAATCAGCGCAAAACGACCGGTTTCCCGAAAATCAGGCCCGGCAACCACCGAGTTCAGCGATACACTAGTCGGCGGCTTGAGTCGCCCTTCAGGTAAACCTCTTCGGAGCCGCTTCAACATGATCGATCTCCGGTTGCAAGCACGACGAAATGCAGCAGGCAGAACCGACCTCATGCGCTGGTTCGGTCTGGTTCTGGTATGCATCCAGGTTACGGCTTGCGGCACGGATTGGCTGCCGCACGTCGACCTGTCGCCGCCCTATCAGCCGCCCCAGTATGTGGTCCCGGCCTCATGGCATGGAGAGACCCCCTTTGTGGAGGCCGCACCATCGGACGCCGAGTTGCGCCCGGATTGGTGGAAGCTCTACGACGACCCGGTACTGAACAACCTGATCGAACAGGCCATGGCGGCCAATCCGGATCTTCAAGCGGCCGCCGAGCGCTTCGTTCAGGCCAGGGATGTGATGATGCAAGTCCGCTCGCGACGGATTCCACAGATCGGCCTCGGCGGGAAACTCGGAGATAGTCAGAACCATGTCGATCCGCTCAGAGTCCCGGGGGATCTTCCGGTCGGGGGGACGGTCGAAGCCGGTGCCGGACTTGCGTCTTGGGAACCGGACTTTTGGTCGGCGATTCGTAACGCCACACGCATCGAAATCTATCGCGCCGAAGAGCGAGCGGCGGACTGGGGCCTCGCGCGCCTCAGCCTCCAAGCGGAGGTTGCGGCAAATTACTTTACGCTGCGCGGGTTCGATGCTCAGAGCGCGATTTACAAGCAATCCATCGACCTCTACCGCAGTTCGCTCAAACTCGTGAACGCCCAGTTTGCCGGTGCGATCGCCTCGGCGCTGGACGTGGCCCGCGTGGAATCCCTCCTATTCAGCACCGAGACCAAATATGCCCAGATCCAAGGGCAGCGCCAGGTGACCGAACAGGCCATCGCCATTCTGCTCAACGTGGCGCCGGCCGGTTTCACGATCGACCCGATCGACGATCTGCGCGTGGCACGTTTCACGATTCCACGCAGCCTCCCCTCCACCCTGCTGGAGCGGCGACCTGACATCGCTGGAATGGAGCGGCGGATGGCGGAAGCCAACCGCGCCATCGGAATCGCGCGCGCCGCC is from Nitrospira defluvii and encodes:
- a CDS encoding efflux transporter outer membrane subunit produces the protein MIDLRLQARRNAAGRTDLMRWFGLVLVCIQVTACGTDWLPHVDLSPPYQPPQYVVPASWHGETPFVEAAPSDAELRPDWWKLYDDPVLNNLIEQAMAANPDLQAAAERFVQARDVMMQVRSRRIPQIGLGGKLGDSQNHVDPLRVPGDLPVGGTVEAGAGLASWEPDFWSAIRNATRIEIYRAEERAADWGLARLSLQAEVAANYFTLRGFDAQSAIYKQSIDLYRSSLKLVNAQFAGAIASALDVARVESLLFSTETKYAQIQGQRQVTEQAIAILLNVAPAGFTIDPIDDLRVARFTIPRSLPSTLLERRPDIAGMERRMAEANRAIGIARAAFFPDVRLSADGGILGAGFDIAKLTAAMWSYGATVALPVFQGGYRRAQLQRTWSAYRETEDRYRSTVLNAFREVENNLSLSNQLTMAANRQDAAVGANLKAQNLTMELYQGGLASSLELIYAQVQTLTARIDSVQIKAELLRSTVGLLRALGGGWNRRQLPNDEEIQPFGTFQYTHLDKPPSVRGIDVNADNNWVHNDLTTRPVPLRPRP
- a CDS encoding L-threonylcarbamoyladenylate synthase, with the translated sequence MIRTGRIIPAARKESITLAAEVIRKGGLVAFPTETVYGLGCDALNPEAVARVFEAKQRPSFDPLIVHVAEKAALDGLTQTISLSDHRLMERFWPGPLTLLLPKRARVPDLVTAGLPTIAVRMPSHPVAQELIREAAVPIAAPSANPFGYVSPTCAQHVADGLGERVDLILDGGPCQLGVESTIASMIGSRPELLRPGSITLEEISKVVGPVVRARESLTMAVPGRLARHYATHTPLTILTGHTVRSVRPLGERAGLLAMTAPRHGEQRYCAIEVLSPSGDLREAAQHLFAALRRLDAQGFDRLYAEPCDERGLGMAIMDRLRRCAEPLT
- the modA gene encoding molybdate ABC transporter substrate-binding protein, which produces MAGLPLVMLVTAVFNLIVGMGAIKSTAQAESLAIAATPSLKSAFREIVPMFESEYGVNVHVEYGPSQILRRQIEQGAPVDVFFPGAVDELEILHRKGLTLSGVPRVYAQTSLVLVMSFSSRALAVSLHDEHADRTTRLVLGDPQTSALGTITSRALTMLDPGFKQRFKTIYARQSDEVMNAVQDGGADVGIVFRVDAIGNGHVRIIDETPAGARITVRFGEAVVWTCRDESRAAAEQFSDFFTSPRIQKLLLKYGFEPVAPFKSGAVR
- a CDS encoding efflux RND transporter periplasmic adaptor subunit, yielding MMQWLREKGVVLWMVVLFVLYVGYRVYENKSDAAQLRARTLEDAVPTVAAVHPKPIAPTETIVLPGNVVGWYEAPMYARVTGYVKMWYRDYGDQVKAGDILAEINAPDLDAEYAQAKADLETERARYKLAEVTAQRWAALRPNHAVSEQSITVKEQELKAEAAKVKAAEQKVRNMEAFIRFKTIVAPFDGVVTQRNINVGDLVSKEGNLSTPNAKTNLFTVADVHVLRLFVNVPEAFGPFLQQGLTADVTVPQLANRHFTAKFLTVAKGFDISTRTAVTVFTIDNEDRALWPGSYAEVHLTAPVDRQAFTIPSTALVFQEHGTQVATLTAENRVHFQPITVSRLMDNAVEVAGGLSAQDRLVNNPSAALLEGDQVRVVTPAPGYDLLTDPESAQNDRFPENQARQPPSSAIH